ATGTGTGTTGTCCTAACATTAATTTGTTCTATGtctttttttcattttggtTTTGCAGTATATGTTCTGAGTCGGGGAATTTCCCGTGAAACCAGTAATCCAGATTCCAGAATTCTGGTACAATGTAATATCTAGAATAAATAAATACCCTGCAAGCCTAGGCTCTTGGCAGCGGTATGCAGTTTGCTAGTGGTCTGCTACATAATTGTACTGTGTCATCAACTCACTCGCTATTATGTCCTAATTACTCTCATTATATACAGAGTACTTCCTAGTTCCTATGTATGATTAATACAATTATGCTTTAGCTATTACgtgtataaatatataattatgcTTAGCTGCACTGATGATTGCTCCAATACTTGAACTAACTGAACTACATGCCCATTTCAATCCTCTTCGGCCCTTGCAAGTGCAATTCATCTTCCAAATGTCAAGAGACCGATTGAGCAAATATATTAGTAATTCGATTGTTAGCTGTTCGAAGAAAATAATACTTGGGATTTACAGTTGTATTGTACAAATGGAAAACACATTATATTCTTCACTCCTTGCACTTGAAAAAATTTATACCTACTGAAAACGCTACATCACTAATACTAGTTACCCTCTTGCTCTTGCCAAGGCCAATAACAAGCTATCATACCTTTACTCTGGACAAGAAATTCTATCTGATACTCTTACTAAGGTCTAATCATTACCGTTATCATTGTGAGTTAAGCTTTCTGAAAACTAAAAACAAGATTTTGGAAACCAAAAAGTTTCAAGTTTTTAGTGGGTAGCGGTTTTTTCTTGTTTATAATGTGTAAATATCttactaattaaactaaaccctaaaattttaaattttgtaaTTAATATGACAAAATGCAACAATCATCTTTGGACTAAATATTTTATAACAATTTCAGAATTCAAAATCTTACTTGTGGTGTTCTTCCCAGAAGATCAAAGTCAACAGAACTCAGCTACTTGTAGAAGAAGAAAGGCTACTTCTTCTGTAACTAACTGTTTATGCAAATCCAAACACATCCCTAACCTTAGTAACCTATAAAAACACCCCTCTCCTTCATCTTCTTCCCCATCACGATTCATAAAAAATCCAATTTCATAACAACCATGTCCATCTCCAACCTCCTCctacttttctctctcctcctgccATTCATCGCTTCTGAAGCTCGAGATCTCCACACAATTAAATTCCGATCACCGGGACTTTACCCCGAAGGCTTAACTTACGATCCTTCCTCCCAACACTTCATCGTTGCATCGCTCCGTGGAAGCAACACCTTCCTCTCCGTCTCCGATGCCGGTGTCACCGAAACCCTAACCCAAATTTCCACACAACTCCCTTTAAATTCAACAATTCTCGGGCTCTCCGTCGACCACCGCAATCGCCGTCTCCTCGCCGCCGTCAATTCCGAATCCAAACCTTTTCTCGCCTCCTTCCACCTCCACCGCTCCTCCCTCGACCtccaattcctctctcctcttccttCCTCCGGTATCGCAAACGGCGTTGCTCTCGACCCCTTCGGAAACGCATACGTCACTAACTCCGAGGAAGACTTCATCTGGAAAGTTGACCAAAACGGCACCGTCTCTGTCCTCTCAAAATCGCCTCTCTTCACACATTATCCAGTAGATCGCACCTCACCGTACTCCTACAGTGGGCTCAACGGCGTCGTTTACGTGAACACTAAAGGCTACCTCCTTGTCGTCCAGTCAAACACCGGAAAAATGTTCAAAGTTGACACCGTTGACGGCACCACAAGAGCTGTTATCTTACCGGAAGACTTACAGTTAGCGGACGGTATAACCGTCAGAGATGACGGGGTCGTGGTGGTAGTTTCCATGAACAGCGCGTGGTACTTGAAGAGTGACGACAGCTGGGCCCAAggggttgtaattgacaaaattGCCCTTGATAAAGAAGGGTATCCCACGTCAGTGACAATTGGAGGTGGAGGGAGGGTATATGTGGTATATGGGTATGTTCAGGAGGCTATAAAGGGAAATTCGCAGGAGAGAGAATGGTTTAGGATTGAGGAGATTCGGTCCAAGAGCGAGGAGGAAGAGAGTTGGTTGTGGCCATTTTTGCTGATTGGGCTGGGCTTGGCTTATTTTGCTTTTTGGAGATTGCAAATGGGCCAACTTGTTAAGAATATGGATAGAAAACGTGTTTAGGTTGGGCTcttttgtactatttatttttcaattttgtttcttttatttacGTTTTCTTTTTACATGTTTGACACTTTATTGCTCGATGTAGACGAATTTGATTTTAGATTTTGACATTTAATTAACTAAACTAGTTGTCATCGTGACTCCGTTTGTAAAATATTGAAATGTTTAACGTTTTTCTAACGCAAAAGATGAGTTTATGTTAACATATCATCAGAATTGTTCAAAGTCGCTTCCGAACCATCCATGATAGTATATTAGAGCATGAACAATGGTGAGGTTACTAATGAACATAATAAATTTATATCTTTTCTATATCATCCTTTACATCACCTTACATTATCTTGAGTCACTATTATAAGTCACCTTTTATATGTTTCTACAATGGTGAACATCCTCGTGACTCTCTCTCCTACATTTATCAATTTATATAAACTAAAGTGGGAGGAGTTGAGTAGAAAAATAAGCAAGCAGGTGACAAGTTTTAAATTTTCGTTGATGTTGGCTCGTGGGCCGAGCCTGTCAGTAACCCAACAGTCACTACAAGCAATTTACTCGTCCCAAATAGGATGACGCACTCTTTTATGACTTGAAGTGCACTTCTATATGATGGGAATCAAAAAGTTTTTCAGTCACAAAGGGCAAGTCGACCAATGATGTAGACATGATTCGATCTCAGGTCCTGAGTACCACCCTCAGGTATTTCATACAAGCTTCAAATTTTTCAATTACAAAAGACCATAATCGTCCTCATCTGTGACAAAATAAAATAGCCTCAACTGGTTTAACAGTGGGAAGTAGAAGCTTCTAACTAGTCGATCAACTTATAAATACTAGAGAATAAACGAGACGAATGTTCCAGGATTTGAGTAGATTAATAGCTAGTCATATCTCTAAGCCTGTAAAGGCGGTTGATTTTGGAATTTGAAAGATTATGCTAACCACCTTAACAGGAAAGAAATTAGACACAGTTtaagcaataaaaataaaacatggctGCAAAATTACTATCCTGATTGTCCCATCTAATCCAAGAGGCAAGAAATCATCCGTTTTCAGTTTCAGCAGCTTAGACATTCAGAAATGTGCAGATGCAGAAAAGAGCCAAACCTTAACCCACTATTGAGTTTCATCTCTACCAAGAAATAAAAACAAGGGATGTATAATTCTTGATGTGGCTGTCATTTTTGTGATCAACTAACCAACTGCTTGCATAAGCAAGGATACATCAGTTAATTTTCTCGAACTTTTAACTTCACAGATCAAGACAATGTCGAGAAACTCCAAATCTAAAACTGTACTACTCAAAATTTACATATGGCAACCTCAAGTACCTCAAAAATATCCTCCTAATAATCCCCCACAAATCCCAAAATGTCCCTCTACAAGTCTCCAAAGCTAAAATACCCCCATAATATGCATTAATAGCACATCATTATATACTCTGCGCACTTAAAAAGTCGAAATCGATCTTGTTTCAAAATTGACTAATAACAAAAGCCAACTCTCGTGAACGATTAGAATATATCCCTCCTGATAAGAAAATGAGATACAAAAATTTGAAAGTTTTGAAGCCTGATTTTCTTTGCATAAATAATATCAATCACATGTTATTCCAGTTCCTAAAGTTGCACTATCTAGTgacgaatctccaaaaatacTTTACATTATCATTTGCATAAGAAGAAATAATGCCTTACATTTATTAGAAAAAGTGACAAAGGCTGTAAACTTTAAGAACTGATGCAGCAAAGCACAAGAGGGAGAATATGTGCAAATCATGGGGCATTCAGGAAGATGAAAACATGAAAGAGAAACACATCACCTCGAGTCCTCAAGTGGTAGACGTCAAAAGAATCCAACTTGCAGAAAAATAACCATCTGATGTAAAAGTTTTGCATGCACCACCATGTTATTCAAATTCGGAGCTTGACAGATAGAAGAGCTAGTTTTATGCCTTGTCCTGtaattatttaaatcatatGCAAAATAAAGAGGAAATAATTAGAAAATGGTCAAAATGGCATCGTTTTAATTGGAATGGAAAATAGAATCAATGCTGCTTCACTCCACTtccgaaaaaaagaaaaatacagGACAAAACAGAGGGGAAGGAAAAATATTCAAAGGGGATTCTTCTGATTGCTATATAAGACTGGATTGAAAACTCACTTTGATCATCAAGCTCAGCCAAAATTAAAAACCTCCTCCTATACACTAAAATCTCAAGAACCCACTGCCCAACTACCAGTCATCATGGCTTGCATGCAGATGTCCAGGAGCGAAGCTGAAAAGAAGATGAAGTGCAGCAATGTTTCTCAAGGTTGCAACTCGTCAGATCACAAGCAAGGGGTCCACAAAGCAGTTGGGTGTGCAACAAACCAAGTTGGGCACAACATGGCAGGCCACAATGGCCATGCCAACCATGTCTATACCCACCACGGCCATGCCAGCCATGGCTCTGGCCACATAGGCCATGACAGCCATGGCTCTGGCCACATAGGCCATGTCAGCCATGGCTCTGGGCACCACGGACATGTCGGTCATAGTTCTGGGCACCACGGACATGTCGGTCATAGTTCCGGGCACCACGGACAAGTTGGTCATAGTTCTGGCAACCACGGCTGTGCCAACCATAGCTCTGGCCAACATGGCTCTGCCCATCATGGAATCAACCACCACAACTCTGGCCACCATGGCGCTACCCACCACCACTCTTCACACCATGCAAGCTGCGAAGAGAAGAAAGAAGAATACATAGTCTACAAATCAGGACATAATAAGAGTGAGAAGATTATCAAGAAGAAATCATCCAAGAAGTGTAGTGATGACAGCAGTGACAGCGAGAGTGACAATGAAGGCCATGGGAAGGTAAGTATAGGATTAACCTGTCTCCAatataattcaaacatttcttaATCTTGATTTCTTATAGAATTAAAGGATGTACTTATTCTTTTTACTTATGCTTACAGAAGTGCTAAACAAAGAAGAACTCAGCGCTAGCACCAGCTAACACAAGATCAGAAACTGGAGATTACATGCTGCTGATAAAATTACTATTGTGTTTTACATTATCGTATTTCATTAATAAGGCCCTACTACTAGCATAGCTGAGGctccatttgaatgattttccAATTTGTACTACAAGTGTTTTCTAATGAATTAATAGTGTATGTTATGCACTTCTATTAAAAGCTATTGCAGACTTTTCCAAGCAAATGTTTACCAATGAAACAAAAACTATGGAGAATTATCATCAAACATGTAAAAAATGGGATCACTATCTAGATTCTCTATATAAAATTTATCACTTCCCTTAAACAATCTAATGGGATTGTTGAAGATTAGAGTATCAGCTAAAATTTTGCAAGTTGCAGTTACCTTTACTGTGTCTAGTTCACCAAACCCAAATATCATTACAGAATACAGAATATGAAATTTTTACCGATATGAGATGGCTTTCAAACAAGAGAGTAagcaaagagaaagagaaatatATCATGCTGATATCCAGCCTCTCCGATTACAAATAAGATTTTAACCAAAACAATGGCATTTATCGGGCAGTGCAGTTCCACagttaaaagtttaacagtATCAATATTGGAAATTAGTTTGTCTTAAACGTTGAGGATTGGACTGACTATTTATAGCCCTAATATAccttaaatatttaaaatgattATCCATTATTATTATAGAGATACTTTGACTTAAAAAACAATTTGAATGGACTGCATAAGGAGAATACGGGTCTTTttcaattagaattatattCATTAGGATCacgttcaaatttcaagatatAAAGATAGGGTAAGTTAAATTCCAATCACAATAATTCAAATTTGTGTCGAAATCATTTCTTTTAATTTCAGATAGGTCTAATCCGATTCGAGTGAACAGATTGTTTGGGGATTATCAGTCTCGCTAGATTGAAACACCAAACCCATGCTTGTGATGTCGAATCTAAGTTGAACTTTTGGACAACACTTGTAACTAGACATGTCAAAAatggacccgacccgaaaatcgacccgaacccgacccgaaaatactgggtcctgaacaagattttgtgacccgtaacccgatgttatccgaacccgagcaacccgaaaagtaatgggtcaaaacccgaccgaacccgttttggacccgaccgattgaaaatcattgtatttatagtaataaatgagattatgagaaaatttaagcataataaacacgttgtttttactatttttgtgtgtaatatgattttaatttgaattatacgtcattttatggttgagtttgactaaatataaacttgtgtaggaaaatttgttaatttgggCCCATATTGTGTATTTTTAGCAcccaaattaatgaaaatataatgcgcgttttaaaatctctcaacccgttgggtcgacccgaacccgaatgTTCTGGGTCTCGAACaaacatttgtaaacccgaacccgaaagtgaccgacccgattcaacccgaacccgaaaataattttttacaacccgacccgaccgacccgtttgacaggtctacttgTAACCCTAAATCTAATATTGATAGAGATAGAAAAGGACGGGAGAGTACATCAATTttaccatcttctcccattatCACCAAAATTCGACAATCAACTCACAGATCACACTACTAAAGGGGCATTAAATTAGACACTCTCAGTTTCAGGCTTTCAGCAAATAAAAACCACAGCTGCAGGATTCAGGAGGCATGAAATCTTCACTCTTCGTTACAGCAGCTTAAACAATGAGACATGCCCACACCGAGGAAAGACTCATGTCCCTATGCGTTTAACAGTTGTCATAAAAAACCTACTCACATCATCACATGAACACTTAAAAATATCTCCCTTCcacttaaaaaagaaaatgagaaaactgtatgTAAGTTAAAGATAAAACCAGTTTCAATGCCTATTTTTCTATGCAGAAATCATGTAAATCAAACACTGTATTCCAGTTCCAAAAAGTGCACTATACAGTGAGGACTGAGGAGTATGACGAATCTCCAATAATAATTACACGTTATCATCtgcaaaagaaaataaaatgccTTACCTTTGTCAAAAGGGACAAAGACCATAAACTTTAGGAACTGATGCAGAGAAGCACGGGAGGGAGAATATCTGCAAAACATGGGCTGTCAGGAGGATGATAACATCAAAGAGAAGTACATCACCTAGACTCCTCGAGTGGTAGAGGACCTAGAGGTCAAAGGATACAAATTGCAGAAAAATTACCATATGACAGTTTAGCATGTACCACCAAGctattcaaattcaaagtttATAAAGAAGAGCGACCTGGCAAAGCCTGTCCTGTAATTTTCTCAAATCATACAAAACAAAACAGCAGATGAAAAACGATAGAAATGGTCACATATGGCACGTTTGAATTGGAATGCCAATGGAAAACAGAATAAATGCCACTTTTCTCCACTTCAAAAAAATagggaaaacaaaacaaaaaggaaaaggaagcaGATTCAAAGGTAATGTACTATAAGAACCTCACTACCAACTACCAAGCATCCGGACACCAAGGGGAGGAGGGAGGGGGAGATGGGATTCTTCTAATTGCTATATAAGACAGCTTAGTTAACTCACATTGATCATCAAACTTCAAGCTCGGCAAATAAACCTCCTTTGTACTAAAAGATCAAGTGCTCACAGTCCACTCACCATCATCATGGCTTGCATGCAGATGTCCAGGAGCGAAGCTGAAAAGATGAAGTGCAACAACGGTTCTCAGGGTTATTACTCATCCGATTGCAAGCAAGAGGTGCACCAAGCAGCTGGATGTGCAGTGCCCCAAGCTGGGAACCACAACATTGGAGGCAGTGCTGGATGTGGGACTAACCAGGT
This Spinacia oleracea cultivar Varoflay chromosome 6, BTI_SOV_V1, whole genome shotgun sequence DNA region includes the following protein-coding sequences:
- the LOC110786427 gene encoding uncharacterized protein codes for the protein MSISNLLLLFSLLLPFIASEARDLHTIKFRSPGLYPEGLTYDPSSQHFIVASLRGSNTFLSVSDAGVTETLTQISTQLPLNSTILGLSVDHRNRRLLAAVNSESKPFLASFHLHRSSLDLQFLSPLPSSGIANGVALDPFGNAYVTNSEEDFIWKVDQNGTVSVLSKSPLFTHYPVDRTSPYSYSGLNGVVYVNTKGYLLVVQSNTGKMFKVDTVDGTTRAVILPEDLQLADGITVRDDGVVVVVSMNSAWYLKSDDSWAQGVVIDKIALDKEGYPTSVTIGGGGRVYVVYGYVQEAIKGNSQEREWFRIEEIRSKSEEEESWLWPFLLIGLGLAYFAFWRLQMGQLVKNMDRKRV